The Pseudophryne corroboree isolate aPseCor3 chromosome 2, aPseCor3.hap2, whole genome shotgun sequence genome has a segment encoding these proteins:
- the LOC135050470 gene encoding odorant receptor 131-2-like yields the protein MANSTQLNGTMTAQDNKTTSAIRTSVLVVMLSLFCIFLYFMSVILNAFFTVPHVRENPRYILFIHMLVNDLVYLAVSFLLFTFVVYLVYMPVPIRYTILTFSTCAFRITPYNLAAMSLERYAAICHPLRHAELYTAQRSSSAIAIMWTVGLIPQIADFIVFCFSVEKRVFSLSIICNWPKLTVNEVQVVLKIVSTVLSFTTVGLIIVYTYIQVMLVARRIVSGKSASKAGKTVLLHAFQLMLCMLSFTSSYTDKYLTPYFYFTPLMNFILLMCIPRFINPLIYGVRDEVLGKHMRKVHASWRSRSETK from the coding sequence ATGGCCAACTCCACCCAGCTCAATGGCACCATGACTGCACAAGACAATAAGACCACATCAGCCATAAGGACAAGTGTTCTAGTAGTGATGCTCTCCTTGTTCTGCATCTTCTTGTACTTCATGAGTGTTATACTGAATGCCTTCTTCACTGTTCCTCATGTCCGGGAGAACCCTCGCTATATTCTCTTCATCCACATGCTTGTCAATGATCTGGTATATCTAGCTGTTTCCTTTCTTCTCTTTACCTTTGTTGTGTACCTTGTATACATGCCTGTACCAATCCGCTACACAATTCTCACCTTCTCCACATGCGCGTTTAGGATTACACCTTACAATTTGGCGGCCATGTCTTTGGAACGCTACGCAGCCATTTGCCATCCATTAAGACATGCGGAATTGTACACTGCACAGAGATCTAGTTCTGCTATCGCCATCATGTGGACAGTGGGGCTCATTCCACAGATTGCAgattttattgttttttgtttttctgtggaGAAACGCGTCTTCTCACTCAGTATCATCTGCAACTGGCCAAAATTAACAGTGAATGAGGTACAGGTAGTATTAAAAATAGTATCTACTGTACTTAGCTTTACCACTGTTGGGCTGATAATCGTCTACACGTACATCCAAGTTATGCTGGTGGCTCGGAGGATTGTTTCTGGGAAATCTGCTTCTAAGGCTGGAAAAACTGTCCTGCTCCACGCGTTTCAGCTCATGTTGTGCATGTTGTCTTTCACTTCCTCGTATACTGACAAATATTTGACACCATATTTTTACTTCACGCCATTAATGAACTTCATACTGCTTATGTGTATTCCCAGATTTATAAATCCACTAATTTATGGAGTTAGGGATGAGGTTCTTGGTAAACATATGAGAAAAGTGCACGCATCGTGGAGGTCCCGATCTGAGACAAAGTAA